A genome region from Pseudomonas pergaminensis includes the following:
- a CDS encoding TIGR03749 family integrating conjugative element protein produces the protein MTRIFILGLTATLMLWGVAAQAVELMHWERLPLAVPLVINQERVVFVDEDVRVGVPSTLTGKLRVQSTGGTLYLRASEAIAPTRLQLQSVATGEIILLDIAATPGDQPLEPVRIIKNAPVQTTETESSTAPVPERTPIPVALTRYAAQSLYAPLRTVESLPGVRRAPLKRRTELPTLLPTENVSSTPIAAWRLGDYWVTAVKLRNLGSVTVQLDPRQLQAKLFAASFQHAFLGPVGSPEDTTVAYLVTHGAGLEHAVPLPPVARGADDES, from the coding sequence ATGACGCGGATTTTTATTCTGGGACTCACCGCCACACTGATGCTGTGGGGAGTTGCAGCGCAGGCCGTCGAGTTGATGCACTGGGAACGCCTGCCCCTCGCGGTCCCGCTGGTTATCAATCAGGAGCGGGTGGTCTTTGTCGATGAGGATGTCCGAGTCGGCGTCCCCTCAACTCTGACCGGCAAGCTGCGCGTGCAATCTACCGGCGGCACGCTGTACCTGCGCGCGTCAGAAGCCATTGCACCTACCCGGTTACAACTGCAATCGGTCGCGACGGGCGAGATCATCCTATTGGACATTGCAGCCACGCCTGGCGACCAACCGCTGGAACCCGTGCGTATTATCAAGAATGCTCCGGTGCAGACTACCGAGACGGAATCCAGCACCGCCCCTGTTCCAGAACGTACGCCGATCCCTGTCGCGTTGACGCGCTACGCCGCGCAAAGCCTGTACGCGCCGCTGCGCACCGTAGAATCCCTACCCGGCGTACGCCGCGCCCCCCTCAAGCGGCGCACCGAACTACCGACCCTGCTGCCGACCGAAAACGTGTCCAGCACGCCCATCGCCGCCTGGCGACTAGGTGATTACTGGGTGACGGCGGTGAAGTTACGCAACCTTGGATCAGTGACGGTGCAACTCGATCCGCGTCAGCTTCAGGCAAAGTTGTTCGCCGCGTCCTTCCAGCATGCTTTCCTCGGGCCTGTCGGCAGCCCTGAAGACACCACGGTTGCCTACCTCGTCACCCACGGTGCCGGCCTCGAACACGCCGTGCCGCTCCCGCCCGTTGCACGAGGTGCTGACGATGAAAGCTAA
- a CDS encoding PFL_4703 family integrating conjugative element protein, whose translation MSRFRNKVDAQQAHIFSLRLAVILLALLCAGLWYGWRSAPTDLTVHVPPDLRSGSTRKWWDIPSENVYAFALYIFGQLNRWPSDGEKDYRRAIYGLQSYLTPSCKTFLDGDYEYRKAAGELRQRVRGVYEILGRGYSEDPEFRVKQLDRDSWLVTLDLNADEYYAAEPVKRVVVRYPLRVVRFDLDPERNKWGLALDCYQGTPQKIAVPGGEP comes from the coding sequence ATGAGCCGATTTCGGAACAAGGTGGACGCCCAACAGGCCCATATCTTCAGCCTGCGCCTGGCGGTGATTCTCCTCGCCCTGCTCTGTGCCGGGCTCTGGTACGGCTGGCGCTCGGCACCGACCGATCTGACCGTGCATGTACCACCAGATCTACGCTCGGGCAGTACCCGCAAATGGTGGGATATTCCCTCAGAGAATGTGTATGCCTTTGCCCTGTACATCTTTGGTCAGCTCAACCGCTGGCCCTCGGATGGTGAGAAGGACTATCGACGCGCCATCTATGGCTTGCAGTCTTATCTGACACCCTCCTGCAAGACCTTCCTTGATGGTGACTACGAATACCGCAAGGCCGCCGGCGAACTCCGCCAGCGGGTGCGTGGCGTCTACGAAATTCTGGGCCGAGGCTATAGCGAAGATCCAGAATTCAGGGTCAAGCAACTCGATCGCGATAGCTGGCTGGTCACTCTCGACCTCAACGCCGATGAGTACTACGCGGCCGAACCGGTGAAACGAGTGGTGGTGCGTTATCCCTTACGCGTGGTGCGTTTTGATCTCGACCCCGAACGTAATAAATGGGGGCTGGCACTGGACTGTTATCAGGGCACGCCGCAAAAAATCGCTGTGCCTGGAGGTGAGCCATGA
- a CDS encoding integrative conjugative element protein, RAQPRD family, protein MPTTPFRCLLLFSLAIVDDNSYAASAHEQEQLSLVQQQLDTLERLAARAETTNRSEPDERYRFDYPRLTRDIQRIRHGVRDYLSPSRAQPRDSIELVGDYRLDTPSAEPPP, encoded by the coding sequence ATGCCAACTACCCCCTTTCGCTGCTTGTTACTGTTCTCGCTTGCTATCGTCGATGACAACAGTTATGCCGCATCTGCTCATGAGCAGGAACAGCTCAGCCTAGTGCAGCAGCAACTCGACACTCTAGAACGTCTAGCGGCACGAGCCGAGACAACCAACAGGTCTGAACCCGACGAACGCTATCGCTTCGACTATCCCCGGCTGACTCGAGACATCCAGCGCATCCGCCACGGAGTTCGGGACTACCTGTCCCCTTCCCGCGCTCAGCCCCGCGACTCCATTGAATTGGTTGGTGATTACCGCCTTGACACTCCGTCAGCGGAGCCGCCGCCATGA
- a CDS encoding TIGR03745 family integrating conjugative element membrane protein, translating into MLKCLVPLKNNLRDNASQRLIGLLLVLGPSLAFAELPTMEAPSRGEGSGLIETIKNYAYDGGILLGLLIALLAFLGVAWHSLTVYADVQNQRKTWKDLGAVVGIGALLVVIIIWFLTKAAAIL; encoded by the coding sequence ATGCTCAAGTGCCTTGTCCCCCTGAAAAACAACCTGCGTGATAATGCCAGTCAGCGCTTGATTGGTCTGCTGCTGGTGCTCGGTCCAAGCCTGGCTTTTGCCGAGCTTCCTACCATGGAAGCCCCTTCACGTGGTGAAGGTTCTGGGTTGATCGAGACGATCAAAAACTACGCCTACGACGGCGGCATTCTCCTCGGCCTGCTGATCGCCCTGCTCGCTTTTCTCGGCGTAGCTTGGCACTCGCTGACCGTCTATGCCGACGTGCAGAACCAGCGCAAGACTTGGAAGGACTTGGGTGCGGTGGTCGGCATTGGAGCGCTGCTGGTGGTGATCATCATCTGGTTCCTGACCAAGGCTGCTGCGATTCTGTGA
- a CDS encoding TIGR03758 family integrating conjugative element protein, translating into MSMTDAQNSAFQNASGFSPQSSSTLWLSMVLVLALLWCAWVMWTAYRGWAAGSVRFGAFGGSTARVLLALLVLMFFTLS; encoded by the coding sequence ATGAGCATGACTGACGCTCAGAACTCCGCGTTCCAAAACGCATCCGGTTTCTCACCGCAGAGCAGTTCGACGCTGTGGCTGTCCATGGTCCTCGTTCTGGCTTTGCTGTGGTGTGCCTGGGTGATGTGGACGGCTTACCGGGGTTGGGCCGCAGGCAGCGTGCGATTCGGTGCCTTCGGTGGCAGCACTGCACGCGTGTTGCTCGCGCTGTTGGTTCTGATGTTCTTCACCCTTTCCTAA
- a CDS encoding TIGR03750 family conjugal transfer protein: MNDTIERLADGTLVFLPERLNRDPAVLRGLTNDEMWVALGVGALVGFVLGVPLAIATASIATAPTGMIAGMALVLFAGGTLLRRAKRARPETWLYRKLEWVLASRWRLGRGSLILHSGAWTVRRSRRLRPALSRWLP, translated from the coding sequence ATGAACGACACTATCGAACGCCTTGCCGACGGCACCTTGGTTTTTCTGCCTGAGCGACTCAATCGTGATCCCGCCGTATTGCGCGGTTTGACCAATGATGAGATGTGGGTGGCGCTCGGTGTCGGCGCACTCGTCGGCTTTGTGCTGGGCGTTCCTCTGGCGATCGCCACCGCTTCCATTGCCACAGCGCCGACCGGCATGATCGCAGGCATGGCACTGGTTCTATTTGCCGGTGGCACGCTATTGCGCCGGGCCAAACGGGCTCGCCCCGAGACCTGGTTGTACCGCAAACTCGAATGGGTACTGGCTAGCCGTTGGCGCTTGGGTCGCGGCAGTTTGATCCTCCACTCCGGTGCCTGGACGGTCCGCCGTTCACGTCGGCTGCGTCCTGCCCTGTCCCGGTGGTTGCCATGA